A single window of Synechococcus sp. C9 DNA harbors:
- a CDS encoding energy-coupling factor ABC transporter permease, with protein MFQILRRSRLALLAGLGVYWVVGAAQPAQAMHIMEGYLPPAWAIFWWVVFLPFLVWGFFALRRITREFPEAKLLLALAGAFTFVLSALKLPSVTGSCSHPTGTGLGAILFGPGVMSVLGGLVLLFQALLLAHGGLTTLGANGVSMAVVGPLVAYGVYQGVMRMTRRQTVAVFLAAALADLMTYVVTSWQLALAFPAVTGGVGAAFAKFATIFAITQVPLAVSEGLLTVLVWNWLQTYSRPELESLALLKEGA; from the coding sequence ATGTTCCAGATATTGCGGCGTTCCCGGCTGGCTCTGTTGGCTGGGTTGGGTGTGTATTGGGTGGTTGGGGCGGCACAACCGGCACAGGCGATGCACATTATGGAGGGGTATTTGCCCCCTGCCTGGGCGATTTTTTGGTGGGTGGTTTTTTTGCCGTTTTTGGTCTGGGGATTTTTTGCCTTGAGGCGCATCACCCGTGAATTTCCCGAGGCCAAGTTGTTGTTGGCTTTGGCTGGGGCGTTTACGTTTGTGTTGTCGGCGTTGAAATTGCCTTCGGTGACGGGGAGTTGTTCCCATCCGACGGGGACGGGGCTGGGGGCGATCCTGTTTGGCCCTGGGGTGATGTCGGTGCTGGGGGGGCTGGTGTTGCTGTTCCAGGCGTTGCTGTTGGCGCACGGGGGGCTGACCACCTTGGGGGCGAATGGGGTTTCGATGGCGGTGGTGGGGCCGTTGGTGGCCTATGGGGTGTATCAGGGGGTGATGCGGATGACCCGGCGGCAAACGGTGGCGGTTTTTTTGGCGGCGGCGCTGGCGGATTTGATGACCTATGTGGTCACGTCTTGGCAGTTGGCACTGGCATTCCCGGCGGTAACAGGGGGAGTTGGTGCCGCTTTTGCCAAATTTGCCACGATTTTTGCCATCACCCAGGTGCCTTTGGCGGTGAGTGAGGGTCTGCTGACGGTGCTGGTGTGGAATTGGCTCCAGACCTATAGCCGACCGGAGTTGGAGTCGTTGGCGTTACTCAAAGAAGGAGCGTGA
- a CDS encoding pentapeptide repeat-containing protein: protein MTEMSYSPPVKSSRFPFRKWFKKAQVPLTLGTVALLMVAILAGWYWLAGLVTLLSILLTIELFWDSLREIFQVVHPEESSFFLGGVTLFTGFVGFLVWLWGRGGLRIDWNVASALGDSLGAVGQILVALVAAVISWQQYVISKVLTEQQNRITQQQTIDAYFQGISELALDEDGFLEDWPQERMIAEGRTAALLSSVNAEGKAKVVRFLSMAKLLTPLKRDQRLGRPILDGNGLYQEDREFGERVIDLENMLSEADLSGTDLRRVDFSKADLSGTNFSNCNLTRTNFAMSNLQGAKFTGANLQGAIFFYGEPEKLDYASPYQPWTNGERPNFQTGEFTGAIVEDADFTGVYNLSAEQRFYLCSWGGTRTRNTIPGGCQGIPSKLYRAEG, encoded by the coding sequence ATGACCGAGATGTCCTATTCCCCGCCGGTTAAATCTTCCCGTTTCCCCTTTCGCAAATGGTTCAAAAAAGCCCAAGTTCCCCTCACCTTGGGAACGGTCGCCCTGCTGATGGTGGCGATTTTGGCGGGGTGGTATTGGTTGGCGGGCTTGGTGACCCTATTGTCCATTCTGTTGACTATCGAACTTTTTTGGGACTCCTTACGGGAGATTTTCCAAGTCGTCCATCCCGAGGAATCTTCGTTTTTCCTGGGGGGCGTAACCCTGTTTACCGGGTTTGTGGGTTTCCTGGTCTGGCTCTGGGGGCGGGGGGGACTGCGGATTGATTGGAATGTTGCCTCGGCTTTGGGGGACAGTTTGGGGGCGGTGGGGCAAATTTTGGTGGCGTTGGTAGCCGCCGTGATTTCCTGGCAACAGTATGTGATTTCCAAGGTATTAACCGAGCAACAAAACCGCATTACCCAACAGCAGACGATTGATGCCTATTTCCAGGGCATTTCGGAATTAGCACTGGATGAAGATGGGTTTTTAGAAGATTGGCCCCAGGAGCGGATGATTGCGGAGGGACGGACGGCGGCCCTACTCAGCAGTGTCAACGCCGAAGGGAAAGCCAAGGTGGTGCGGTTTTTGTCCATGGCGAAGTTGCTCACGCCCCTCAAACGGGATCAACGGCTAGGGCGACCGATTTTGGATGGGAATGGTCTCTACCAGGAGGATCGGGAGTTTGGGGAGCGGGTGATTGACCTGGAAAATATGCTGTCCGAGGCGGATTTGAGTGGTACGGATTTGCGCCGGGTGGACTTTAGTAAGGCGGATTTGAGCGGCACCAATTTTAGCAATTGCAATCTCACCCGCACCAACTTCGCCATGAGCAACCTCCAGGGTGCCAAATTCACCGGTGCCAATCTCCAGGGGGCAATTTTCTTCTACGGGGAGCCGGAAAAATTGGATTACGCCAGCCCCTACCAGCCCTGGACGAATGGGGAACGCCCCAACTTCCAGACCGGCGAATTTACTGGGGCGATTGTGGAAGATGCGGATTTCACCGGCGTTTACAACCTATCGGCGGAACAACGGTTTTACCTCTGCTCCTGGGGGGGGACACGCACCCGCAATACCATCCCCGGCGGTTGTCAGGGCATCCCCAGCAAATTGTACCGGGCGGAGGGGTAA
- the mraY gene encoding phospho-N-acetylmuramoyl-pentapeptide-transferase, protein MSAPAWLVIGLAAGLVLALGWFAPNAPWLLLTLGLATGGAAGMGALVLPWLRRLKMGQIIRREGPQAHLKKAGTPTMGGIFFLPVALVVTLFVLLIQPQGVSAHLWAVMALTLACGAIGALDDWLILQAQSNQGLAPKGKLALQILAAVGFTLWLWWQGTTPTTIALPWEITLNLGLGFWVLAGFVPVAQSNAVNLTDGLDGLAAGTCAVALTGLGVAGAGTQPDVSVFAVAMAGACLGFLVHNHHPARVFMGDTGSLALGGALAGIGIVTQQLWLLLILSLLFVWETLTVMAQVFYFKATKGPDGVGKRLFKMTPYHHHLELSGWSETQIVACFWGIEAILWGGWLWGHYWG, encoded by the coding sequence ATGAGTGCCCCTGCCTGGTTGGTCATAGGATTGGCGGCGGGTCTCGTCCTCGCCCTGGGATGGTTTGCCCCCAATGCGCCTTGGCTACTGTTAACCCTGGGGTTGGCAACGGGGGGGGCGGCGGGGATGGGAGCTTTGGTTCTGCCCTGGTTGCGCCGGTTGAAAATGGGGCAGATCATTCGCCGGGAGGGACCCCAAGCGCATCTCAAAAAAGCGGGTACGCCCACGATGGGGGGCATTTTTTTCCTGCCGGTGGCGCTGGTGGTGACGCTGTTCGTTTTACTCATCCAACCGCAAGGGGTATCGGCGCATCTGTGGGCGGTGATGGCTTTGACCTTGGCTTGCGGGGCGATTGGGGCGTTGGATGACTGGTTGATTTTGCAGGCGCAGTCCAATCAGGGCTTGGCTCCCAAGGGGAAATTGGCTTTGCAAATCCTGGCGGCGGTGGGGTTTACCCTTTGGCTGTGGTGGCAGGGGACAACGCCCACGACCATTGCCCTGCCCTGGGAAATCACCCTCAATCTGGGGCTGGGGTTTTGGGTGCTGGCGGGGTTTGTGCCGGTGGCGCAGAGCAATGCGGTGAATTTGACCGATGGGTTGGATGGTCTGGCGGCGGGAACCTGTGCGGTGGCTTTGACGGGGTTGGGGGTCGCCGGTGCTGGTACCCAGCCGGATGTGAGTGTGTTTGCGGTGGCGATGGCGGGTGCCTGTCTGGGGTTTTTGGTGCATAATCACCATCCCGCCCGGGTGTTCATGGGGGATACGGGTTCCCTGGCGCTGGGGGGGGCACTGGCGGGGATTGGCATTGTCACCCAACAGTTGTGGTTACTGCTGATCCTGAGTTTGCTGTTTGTGTGGGAAACCCTGACGGTGATGGCGCAGGTCTTTTATTTCAAAGCCACTAAGGGACCCGATGGGGTGGGCAAACGCCTGTTCAAAATGACCCCTTATCACCACCACCTGGAACTGAGCGGCTGGTCGGAAACCCAGATTGTCGCCTGCTTTTGGGGGATTGAAGCGATCCTGTGGGGGGGGTGGCTGTGGGGACACTACTGGGGCTGA
- a CDS encoding TolC family protein, translated as MKWNPVRWWLSGMVAVGIAYGVLPPGIAETNPPGEVPGLPNLPPVTPVPPNSPGSQDFRNLPPLLAPVLPAANPLDTPTEPTQVEIKTDQALSLRQALELAAQTNRQLQAARAQIEAARAGLRQAQAALFPTLEFQSNFQRSESAQAEISARVARINAAQNPLARLVGGGGNDGPSLTWDGTLRLNYNIYTGGQRGARIQQAQEQLRQAILNGVQVAQELQLNVARAYYDLQNADAQVNIGQSAVRNAQVSLRDAEAQLRAGVGTQFAVLQAQVQLANAQQQLVNAQRDQQVAQRNLVQILSLGNQVTVTASDPIETAGEWTIPLDQSIILGWQQRPELVTQLSQRRFQQAQRELALSGIRPNLSLFAQTDYLRFYESPTGLEQGGFGQGYVFGVQLRFSLFDGGAAFAGARQAEANIAVADINYANVRNQVRFQVEQAFSDLRANQTNIKTAALALEQANESLRLARLRFQAGVGTQTDVINQENALTQAQGNLVTAVLGYNRALAALERAVGNAPFNFAPPPELPTNSP; from the coding sequence AACGAACCCCCCTGGGGAGGTGCCGGGATTACCCAACCTACCACCGGTGACCCCCGTACCCCCCAATTCCCCTGGCAGTCAGGATTTTCGCAATTTACCGCCCCTGTTAGCCCCAGTTTTACCGGCGGCAAACCCCCTCGATACGCCTACCGAGCCAACCCAGGTGGAGATCAAAACCGACCAGGCCCTGAGTTTGCGCCAAGCCCTGGAACTGGCGGCCCAAACCAACCGGCAGTTACAGGCCGCCCGGGCCCAGATTGAAGCCGCCCGCGCCGGGTTACGCCAAGCCCAGGCCGCTTTGTTTCCCACCCTGGAGTTCCAGTCCAATTTTCAGCGCAGTGAGTCGGCGCAAGCGGAAATTTCCGCCCGGGTTGCCCGGATCAACGCCGCTCAAAATCCCCTCGCCCGTTTGGTGGGGGGTGGGGGCAACGATGGCCCTTCCCTGACCTGGGATGGCACCTTACGCTTGAATTACAACATCTATACGGGGGGGCAACGGGGTGCCCGGATTCAACAAGCCCAGGAACAACTGCGGCAAGCGATCCTGAATGGGGTGCAGGTGGCGCAGGAGTTGCAGTTGAATGTGGCGAGAGCCTACTACGACTTGCAAAATGCGGATGCCCAGGTCAACATCGGTCAGTCGGCGGTGCGGAATGCACAGGTGAGTTTGCGGGATGCGGAGGCGCAATTGCGGGCGGGGGTGGGGACCCAGTTTGCCGTCCTGCAAGCCCAGGTGCAGTTGGCGAATGCCCAGCAACAATTGGTGAATGCCCAGCGGGATCAGCAGGTGGCTCAGCGAAATTTGGTACAAATTCTCAGCCTGGGGAATCAGGTGACCGTGACCGCTTCCGACCCGATTGAAACGGCGGGGGAATGGACGATTCCCTTGGATCAAAGCATTATTTTGGGGTGGCAACAGCGCCCGGAATTGGTCACCCAACTCTCCCAACGGCGGTTCCAGCAGGCACAGCGGGAGTTGGCGCTCTCCGGGATTCGCCCTAATTTGAGCCTCTTTGCCCAGACGGACTACCTGCGTTTTTATGAAAGCCCGACGGGTTTGGAGCAGGGCGGTTTTGGGCAGGGCTATGTGTTCGGTGTGCAGTTGCGGTTTAGCCTGTTTGATGGGGGGGCAGCCTTTGCGGGGGCACGGCAAGCGGAGGCGAACATCGCCGTGGCGGATATTAACTACGCTAATGTCCGTAACCAGGTGCGCTTCCAAGTGGAGCAGGCGTTTAGTGACCTGCGGGCAAATCAGACCAATATCAAAACCGCCGCCCTTGCCCTAGAACAGGCGAATGAAAGTTTACGGCTGGCACGTCTGCGCTTCCAGGCGGGGGTGGGCACCCAAACCGATGTGATCAACCAGGAAAATGCCCTCACCCAAGCCCAGGGAAATTTGGTGACCGCCGTATTGGGTTACAACCGGGCGTTGGCGGCTTTGGAGCGAGCGGTGGGGAATGCGCCGTTTAATTTTGCCCCTCCGCCGGAACTGCCTACCAATTCCCCTTAA
- a CDS encoding ABC transporter ATP-binding protein, protein MNGALLTLHAVTYTYPGTSEPCLRQVDVAIPAGQKTVILGRNGCGKSTLLLVAAGLYPVQQGVIIWRDSPLPRGGHLAWEWRRRIGLTLQNPEHQLVAATVAEDISYGLCNLGFDRSTVLDRLTRTLTDFDLEDLAHVPLHHLSLGQKRRVALAGVMALEPELLLLDEPTTYLDDPQTQTLLQHLARIHAQGTTLVMATQDLDLAYAWADWVILLEAGRVVLAEPAERFWANRELLAAYPLALPTLLAAWEALPAVWRGGRVPPKTLTAWQQCWQS, encoded by the coding sequence GTGAATGGTGCTTTACTGACATTGCACGCCGTGACCTACACCTATCCGGGCACTTCTGAACCCTGTTTACGGCAGGTGGATGTGGCGATTCCGGCGGGGCAAAAAACGGTGATTTTGGGGCGGAATGGCTGTGGCAAGTCCACCCTTTTGCTGGTGGCGGCGGGCTTATATCCGGTACAGCAGGGGGTGATTATCTGGCGGGACAGTCCCTTACCCCGGGGCGGGCATTTGGCTTGGGAATGGCGACGGCGGATTGGGCTGACGTTGCAAAACCCGGAACACCAACTGGTGGCGGCGACGGTGGCGGAGGATATTTCCTATGGTCTGTGCAATTTGGGGTTCGACCGTTCTACGGTTTTGGATCGTTTGACCCGAACCTTGACGGATTTTGATTTAGAGGATTTGGCGCACGTCCCTTTGCATCATCTCAGTTTGGGGCAAAAACGCCGGGTGGCGCTGGCGGGGGTGATGGCGCTTGAGCCGGAATTGCTCCTGTTGGACGAACCGACCACCTATCTGGATGACCCGCAAACCCAAACCCTCCTGCAACACCTGGCACGGATTCACGCCCAAGGGACAACGCTGGTGATGGCGACCCAGGATTTGGATTTGGCCTACGCCTGGGCGGATTGGGTGATTCTTTTGGAGGCGGGGCGGGTGGTACTGGCGGAGCCGGCGGAACGGTTTTGGGCTAATCGGGAACTTTTGGCGGCTTACCCTCTAGCATTGCCGACCCTGTTGGCGGCGTGGGAGGCGCTCCCGGCGGTTTGGCGGGGGGGTCGGGTGCCACCGAAAACCCTGACCGCTTGGCAACAGTGCTGGCAGTCCTAA
- a CDS encoding energy-coupling factor ABC transporter substrate-binding protein, with protein MQNSSKSMTGLNWLLLAGVVGLAVLPLVITRNGAFEGADGAATEAIEAMRPDYQPWVNPVLEPASGELESLLFAVQAGLGAGVIGYVLGRYQGRSASARDEQH; from the coding sequence ATGCAGAATTCTTCCAAATCCATGACCGGGCTAAATTGGCTATTGCTGGCGGGGGTGGTAGGGCTGGCGGTACTGCCGTTGGTCATTACCCGGAATGGGGCGTTTGAGGGGGCAGATGGTGCGGCTACGGAGGCGATTGAGGCGATGCGACCGGATTACCAGCCCTGGGTGAACCCGGTTTTGGAACCGGCCAGTGGGGAACTGGAGTCCCTGCTGTTTGCGGTGCAGGCGGGGTTGGGGGCCGGGGTGATCGGCTATGTCCTGGGGCGGTATCAGGGGCGCAGTGCGTCCGCTCGGGATGAGCAACATTAA
- the cbiQ gene encoding cobalt ECF transporter T component CbiQ, which yields MHHHLDVYAYTNALRPLPPTQKVGFALGMLTLALVGQPVTQGVIGLWMSRWILGAAGIPLAVYGSLVGGMVLFWLASLPALVVEVAPMTSAVPTPGVAVGAWWVSLSGAGMTLALGIGLRGLATGVCLLFLLLTVPFAELLQVLRGWRLPAILLDILLLMYRFIFLALEELVQMQLAQRARGGDRHWRRRMYSLGLLTSQLVVRSLQRYQGFRLGLAARGFAGSLRVESFATYRRCRRYEWEVLVGVVALLTGELYLRWVGV from the coding sequence ATGCACCATCATCTGGATGTTTATGCCTATACCAATGCCCTGAGACCCCTGCCGCCGACGCAGAAGGTGGGGTTTGCCCTGGGGATGCTCACCCTGGCATTGGTGGGACAGCCGGTGACCCAAGGGGTGATTGGGCTGTGGATGAGCCGTTGGATTCTGGGGGCGGCGGGGATTCCCCTGGCGGTTTATGGGTCGTTGGTGGGGGGAATGGTGCTGTTTTGGTTAGCGAGTCTACCCGCTCTGGTGGTGGAGGTTGCGCCCATGACATCGGCTGTGCCTACCCCTGGCGTTGCCGTCGGTGCCTGGTGGGTTTCCCTGAGTGGGGCGGGGATGACCCTCGCCTTGGGCATTGGTCTGCGGGGTTTGGCAACGGGGGTGTGTCTGCTGTTTCTCCTGCTGACGGTGCCCTTTGCGGAATTGCTCCAGGTTTTGCGGGGTTGGCGATTGCCCGCTATTTTGCTGGATATTTTACTGCTGATGTACCGCTTTATTTTTCTGGCGTTGGAGGAACTGGTGCAGATGCAACTGGCGCAACGGGCACGGGGGGGTGACCGGCACTGGCGACGCAGGATGTACAGTCTGGGGTTGTTGACCAGTCAGTTGGTGGTGCGGTCGTTGCAGCGGTATCAGGGGTTTCGCCTGGGGCTGGCCGCCCGGGGGTTTGCCGGGTCTCTGCGGGTGGAATCGTTTGCCACCTATCGCCGTTGCCGCCGTTATGAATGGGAGGTGCTGGTGGGTGTTGTCGCCTTGCTGACGGGGGAATTGTACTTACGTTGGGTCGGGGTGTGA
- the galE gene encoding UDP-glucose 4-epimerase GalE, which yields MLILVTGGAGYIGSHTCKALAQAGLTPLVLDNFSTGHPWAVQWGEALTGDLADREWLQAVFQNYDIQAVIHCAASIEAGESMQYPAKYYRNNFVNTLNLLEAMVSSGVKTCIFSSTCAIYGEPQWLPLTENHPQNPVNPYGESKRAIERALHWFSHAYGLRYGALRYFNAAGADLDGALGECHDPETHLIPRILFSLLGGEPVPIFGTDYDTPDGTAVRDFIHVTDLAQAHVRALDHVQNQQANLTVNLGTGRGYSVRQVITTVEQVTGQRVPVREMGRRPGDAPMLVADVSLAKALFNWQPQYSDLPTIVETAWHWHRKTYAKVE from the coding sequence ATGTTGATTCTTGTGACCGGCGGGGCGGGCTATATCGGGAGCCACACCTGCAAAGCCCTGGCGCAGGCGGGTTTAACCCCCCTTGTGCTGGATAATTTTAGTACAGGACACCCCTGGGCAGTGCAATGGGGGGAAGCCCTCACCGGCGATCTAGCCGACCGGGAATGGCTACAGGCGGTGTTCCAAAACTACGACATTCAAGCGGTGATCCATTGTGCCGCCAGCATCGAAGCCGGGGAATCCATGCAGTACCCTGCTAAGTATTATCGTAATAATTTTGTCAATACGTTAAATCTTTTGGAAGCGATGGTGTCCAGCGGGGTAAAGACCTGTATTTTTTCCTCCACCTGTGCGATTTATGGGGAACCCCAGTGGTTGCCCTTGACCGAAAACCACCCCCAAAACCCGGTCAATCCCTACGGGGAATCGAAGCGGGCGATTGAACGGGCGCTCCATTGGTTCAGCCACGCCTATGGGTTGCGCTATGGGGCACTGCGGTATTTCAATGCCGCCGGTGCGGATTTAGATGGGGCGTTGGGGGAGTGCCACGACCCGGAAACCCATTTGATTCCCCGGATTTTGTTTTCCCTGTTGGGGGGGGAACCGGTGCCGATTTTTGGTACGGATTACGATACCCCGGATGGGACGGCGGTGCGGGATTTTATCCATGTCACGGATTTGGCGCAGGCGCATGTACGGGCTTTGGACCATGTGCAAAATCAGCAGGCGAATCTCACGGTCAATTTGGGCACGGGGCGGGGCTATTCGGTGCGGCAGGTGATTACTACGGTGGAGCAGGTGACGGGGCAACGGGTGCCGGTGCGGGAGATGGGGCGGCGACCGGGGGATGCGCCCATGTTGGTGGCGGATGTGAGTTTGGCAAAAGCGTTATTCAATTGGCAACCCCAGTATTCTGACCTGCCCACCATCGTGGAAACCGCCTGGCATTGGCACCGTAAGACCTATGCTAAGGTTGAATGA
- a CDS encoding thioredoxin family protein, whose product MKLISEADFTPQVLQATVPVIVHFSAPWCGLCRLIEPLLTQLQEQYGSQMRVFTVNADESLHLANRYRLRMLPTLLVIRDGQVQHRLETFQTRDQLYQQLHQAVQTVLTLPKVASV is encoded by the coding sequence GTGAAACTCATTTCAGAAGCTGACTTTACCCCCCAGGTTTTACAGGCGACCGTACCGGTGATTGTGCATTTTTCCGCCCCTTGGTGCGGTCTGTGCCGGTTGATTGAACCCCTGCTGACTCAATTACAAGAGCAGTACGGGTCACAGATGCGGGTCTTTACGGTGAATGCGGATGAGAGTTTGCATTTGGCGAACCGTTACCGCCTGCGGATGTTGCCGACGTTGCTGGTGATTCGGGATGGGCAAGTCCAGCATCGCTTGGAAACCTTCCAAACTCGGGATCAACTGTACCAGCAATTGCACCAAGCTGTACAGACGGTTTTGACCCTGCCTAAGGTGGCTTCGGTTTAG
- a CDS encoding DUF3134 family protein, which produces MTNPESGALNPLADTPIVIPTLRETPINEPAGLIPTPANASIVNWLEATGRMDVNPVQDYRSLYDEDGEAIDDFTADEVDLYDEDELGDELAEDEGDDY; this is translated from the coding sequence ATGACCAACCCCGAATCTGGGGCATTAAACCCCTTGGCGGATACGCCGATTGTGATTCCCACCCTGCGGGAAACGCCGATCAATGAACCGGCGGGCTTGATCCCCACCCCTGCCAACGCTTCGATTGTGAATTGGCTGGAGGCGACCGGGCGGATGGATGTCAACCCGGTGCAGGATTACCGTTCCCTCTACGATGAGGACGGGGAAGCGATTGATGACTTTACCGCCGATGAGGTGGATTTGTACGACGAAGATGAATTGGGGGATGAGTTGGCAGAGGACGAGGGCGATGATTATTAG
- the acs gene encoding acetate--CoA ligase, with the protein MSDILIESVLHEQRQFPPPDGFRAQARIASLEQYQQLCEQFQRDPQGFWGGLAERELHWFRRWEQVLDWQPPQVRWFVGGQINLSYNCLDRHLDTPRRTKPAIIWQGEPGEVRVITYEQLHHDVCQMANALKALGVQRGDRVGIYLPMIPEAAMAMLACARIGAAHTVVFGGFSAQALQERLRAAQAKVVVTADGGWRKGAVVPLKPQVDQALAAGQVPSVQRVLVVQRAGDCPMTAGRDVWWHELQPQMSPDCPATALDSEEMLFILYTSGTTGKPKGIVHTTAGYNLYTHMTTQWVFDLREEDVYWCTADVGWITGHSYVVYGPLSNGATTLMYEGAPHAGNPGCFWDVIQTHKVSIFYTAPTAIRSFIKMGDEHPKARDLSSLRLLGTVGEPINPEAWMWYHRVIGGERCPIVDTWWQTETGGIMIAPLPGATPTKPGSVTLPLPGIQAQVVDRRGERVPVNQGGYLVVTHPWPGMMRTVYQDAERFRRTYWEQIPPRNGQYFYFAGDGARRDEDGYFWVMGRVDDVINVAGHRLGTMEIESALVSHPAVAEAAVVGRPDEIKGEAVVAFVTLESHYQPSDALKQELLDHVVKEIGAIARPSSLQFTDVLPKTRSGKIMRRLLRALAAGESPKGDISTLEDQGVLEALRDQPQ; encoded by the coding sequence ATGAGCGACATCCTGATTGAATCCGTATTACACGAACAGCGGCAATTTCCACCCCCGGATGGGTTCCGTGCCCAGGCGAGGATTGCATCTTTAGAACAATATCAGCAGTTGTGCGAGCAATTTCAACGTGATCCCCAGGGTTTTTGGGGAGGGCTGGCGGAGCGGGAATTGCACTGGTTTCGGCGGTGGGAACAGGTGTTGGACTGGCAACCGCCCCAGGTGCGTTGGTTTGTGGGTGGGCAGATTAATTTATCCTACAACTGTTTAGACCGGCATCTGGACACCCCCCGTCGCACGAAACCGGCAATCATCTGGCAGGGGGAACCGGGGGAGGTGCGGGTGATTACCTATGAACAATTGCATCACGATGTCTGTCAGATGGCGAATGCCCTCAAAGCCCTGGGGGTGCAACGGGGCGACCGGGTGGGGATTTATTTGCCCATGATTCCCGAGGCGGCGATGGCGATGTTGGCCTGTGCCCGGATTGGGGCGGCGCATACGGTAGTCTTTGGGGGCTTTAGTGCCCAGGCGTTGCAGGAACGGTTGCGGGCGGCGCAGGCGAAGGTGGTGGTGACGGCGGACGGGGGGTGGCGCAAGGGGGCGGTGGTACCCCTCAAACCCCAGGTGGATCAGGCGTTGGCGGCTGGGCAGGTGCCTTCGGTACAGCGGGTGTTGGTGGTGCAACGGGCGGGGGATTGCCCGATGACCGCCGGACGGGATGTCTGGTGGCATGAACTCCAACCCCAGATGTCCCCGGATTGTCCCGCCACAGCCCTGGATAGCGAAGAGATGCTGTTTATTCTCTATACTTCGGGAACGACGGGGAAACCCAAGGGTATTGTTCATACAACCGCAGGATATAATTTGTACACCCACATGACGACCCAATGGGTGTTTGACCTGCGGGAAGAGGATGTGTATTGGTGTACGGCGGATGTGGGTTGGATCACGGGGCATAGTTATGTGGTGTATGGTCCCCTGTCCAATGGGGCGACGACCCTGATGTACGAGGGGGCACCCCATGCGGGGAATCCCGGCTGTTTTTGGGATGTGATCCAAACCCATAAGGTATCCATTTTTTACACGGCACCGACGGCGATTCGGTCATTTATCAAGATGGGGGATGAACATCCAAAGGCACGGGATTTATCCAGCCTGCGGTTGCTGGGTACAGTGGGGGAACCGATTAACCCGGAAGCCTGGATGTGGTACCACCGGGTGATTGGGGGTGAACGTTGTCCGATTGTGGATACCTGGTGGCAGACGGAAACCGGCGGGATTATGATTGCGCCTTTACCAGGAGCCACGCCCACCAAACCGGGTTCCGTGACCTTACCGTTGCCGGGGATTCAGGCGCAGGTGGTGGACAGGCGGGGGGAACGGGTGCCGGTCAACCAGGGGGGGTATTTGGTAGTCACCCACCCCTGGCCGGGGATGATGCGGACGGTGTATCAGGATGCGGAACGGTTTCGCCGCACCTACTGGGAGCAAATTCCCCCCCGCAATGGGCAGTATTTTTATTTTGCCGGGGATGGGGCACGCCGGGATGAGGATGGCTACTTTTGGGTGATGGGGCGGGTGGATGATGTGATCAACGTGGCGGGTCATCGCTTGGGGACGATGGAAATCGAATCGGCGTTGGTGTCCCATCCGGCGGTGGCGGAAGCGGCGGTGGTGGGGCGACCGGACGAGATCAAAGGGGAAGCGGTGGTGGCGTTTGTCACCCTAGAAAGCCATTACCAACCCAGCGATGCCCTCAAGCAGGAATTGCTCGACCACGTTGTCAAAGAAATCGGTGCCATTGCCCGTCCCAGTAGTCTGCAATTTACGGATGTACTGCCCAAAACCCGCTCCGGGAAAATCATGCGCCGGTTACTGCGGGCTTTGGCGGCGGGGGAATCCCCCAAGGGCGACATTTCCACTCTGGAGGATCAGGGAGTCCTGGAAGCCCTGCGGGATCAGCCCCAGTAG